The Chryseobacterium shigense genome segment GAGCGTCCAGAAGTTTTGATTTCCCTTTTAATATTCATTCCGATCCCGGTAGCAATCAAAATGCTTCCATTACCAATTTATTTTATGTAAATAACAGAGTACACGATATATTTTATAAATTTGGATTTACAGAATCGGCAAGAAACTTCCAACAGAATAATTTTGCAAACGGAGGTGTTGGAAATGATTATGTAAAGGCTGAAGCACAAGATGGAGGTGGCAGCAACAATGCAAACTTTGCAACTCCTTCAGACGGAAACAGGCCTACCATGCAGATGTATTTATGGTCCGCAGTAAATCAATTATTCTATTATAATGCTCCAAGTGCAGCTACCAGCCGAAATCCAACAGTTGGAACTGCTCAGTTTGGTCCTGCATTAGATGCTACGGGAGTTACAGGTAACGTTCAGCTTGCTTCAGTAATTGATGGCTGTACAGCACTTCCTGCAGGATCTCTTACCGGAAAAATCGGATTAATGGAAAGAGGTGGTACAAACTGCCCTTTCACATTAAAAGTAAAGAATGCACAGGATGCAGGTGCTATAGGTGCTATTATTTATAATCATACAGCGGCTACAAACTTCCCTTCACAAATGTCAGGGACAGATGCTACAATTACTATCCCGTCAGTGATTATCCTTAATCCTGAAGGAGAATATATTAAAAGCCAGCTTGCAGCAAGCACAACAGTTAATGTAACTTTAAAAGATGATCCTGCTACAAGTATAACTCCAGACGGAAGTTTCGATAATGGGATCATAACCCACGAATACGGACATGGAATTTCTAACAGATTAACAGGAAACGGCTATACTTGTTTAAGTTCAAGTTCAAGTAAAGAACAGATGGGAGAAGGATGGTCAGATTTCTTCGCTCTTATGGTAACCAACAGACCTGGTGATAATGCATCAGTTCCTAGAGGAATGGCTACTTACGCTGCGGGGCAAACTCCGTCAGGTGGAGGAATCAGACCGGCAAAGTATTCTCCTGATTTTACGATTAATGACTATACTTATGGAGATACAAACGGTATGGAATATACGAACCAAAGTGGAAATATCGTACCTGATGTTCATTCAATTGGTTTTGTATGGGCTACCATGTTATGGGATCTGCATTGGAAATACGTTGAAAGATATGGATACTCTTCTGATGTAACAGCCAATACAACAAACGGAAGTTCCAGAGTACTTCAATTGGTAACTAATGCCTTGAAACTGCAAGCATGTAACCCTACTTTTATTGATGGAAGAGATGCTATCCTTCAGGCTGAACTTGCATTAACAGGAGGACAGGATAAATGTATGATCTGGAGGGTATTTGCCAAGAGAGGTCTGGGAACTGGGGCTTCAGCCGGAGCTAAACTTAATATCAACGACCAGACTGAAAGTTTTACTCTTCCTGAAGGCTGTTCTGCACTTTCAACAGAAGACGTACAGATTGCCAAGAACAAGATTTCTATCTATCCAAATCCTGCGAAAAATGAGTTTTATATCAACTTCCCAAGCAGTACTATTGGAAAAGTAAGTCTGGAAATTTATGATATGTCCGGAAAACTGGTTTCTTCGGAAGACAAAATTTCACCGGAAGCTAAAAAAGCAGTTTCTACAAGTAACCTGGTAAACGGAACCTATATGGTAAAAGTTAAAGGTCTTGGTATTGATGCTACTTCCAAAGTAATTGTTAAAAAATAATAATTTACATAATCTCTATCTGAGAGTCGCCGCAAGCAAAGCTTGCGGCGATTTTATTTATCTATCATACCAATGTCCCGGATATTTAAATTATTATGTTGTAACTTTGCAGGCTGTTAAAAAAATTATGAAGAAGAAAAATATACTCAAAGGAGTTTTATTCGTAGGGATTGGGGCCAGTATATACGGAATGCTGGCTACATTTGTAAAAATGGCTTATCATGATGGTTTTACCACATCTGAAGTTACCACTTCGCAATTTCTGTTAGGGATTGTAGGACTTTTGATCTTGAATTTCATCCAGACCATTACATCGAAACAAAAACTTTCATCTCCAAGTTCTAAAGAGGTGAAAATGTTATTGCTTGCAGGAACATCTTTAGGCTGTACCAGTCTGTTCTATTATATTGCTGTTCAGTACATTAATGTTTCCATAGCGATTGTGCTTCTGATGCAGTCGGTTTGGTTCAGTGTTGTAGTGGAAAGTATAATTACAAAAAAATTACCCAATGCCCGGAAAATTACTTCTGTAATTATTGTACTGGTGGGTACTGTATTGGCTACAAACCTTATTAATATGGATATTGAGCTTGATTGGCATGGGATCTTCTGGGGTTTAATGGCCGCTGCATCCTATACGATGACTATGTTTACGTCCAATACATTGGCTACTCATCTTCCTGTGTTCAGGAAAAGTATCATTATGCTTTGCGGAGGTGCGGTTGTAGTATTCGGATTTTTATTTTTTGCACAGATAGGTCCTATGTATTCTGATGGATTAAAGTCTTTATATCTGAATTTTACGGAAAATACAGAGCATATTCATTCATTCAATTATTCAATATTCTGGACATATGGATTTGTTCTTGCTTTATTTGGAACCATTGTTCCGCCTATTTTGTTTAATATAGGTTTTCCGAATGCAGGACTTGGATTGGGAAGCATTGTTTCATCATTGGAACTTCCGGTTTCGGTAACTATGGCCTTTGTTTTACTGGGTGAAAAAGTTTTCTTCATACAGTGGATAGGTATC includes the following:
- a CDS encoding T9SS-dependent M36 family metallopeptidase codes for the protein MKKITLPLLFAAFAVFPSTLFSQDNEKLVKDYISQNKIREYKKNDLTNFTIDNIDNSTSMNGQVVKFQQMYNGLPLYSSVGTALVKDNKIVYYTDNFVKDYSVSAPKIATVTKFNALQSIAKDLRKDEISNLPIIGFSESEPVSGAAKQRLVYVEDKGDLKLAYEYSLREPKSASYWNILVNASTGEIISKLDLNLSCNFEHGAYSHDDHESFAKNNLIGPVNTSNAATAFLAPDNASYNVFPFPIEAPTFGGRSLISNPWMLTSSPEGWHSDGTTHYTSTRGNNVHAYEDTGGINSGVSAEGGASRSFDFPFNIHSDPGSNQNASITNLFYVNNRVHDIFYKFGFTESARNFQQNNFANGGVGNDYVKAEAQDGGGSNNANFATPSDGNRPTMQMYLWSAVNQLFYYNAPSAATSRNPTVGTAQFGPALDATGVTGNVQLASVIDGCTALPAGSLTGKIGLMERGGTNCPFTLKVKNAQDAGAIGAIIYNHTAATNFPSQMSGTDATITIPSVIILNPEGEYIKSQLAASTTVNVTLKDDPATSITPDGSFDNGIITHEYGHGISNRLTGNGYTCLSSSSSKEQMGEGWSDFFALMVTNRPGDNASVPRGMATYAAGQTPSGGGIRPAKYSPDFTINDYTYGDTNGMEYTNQSGNIVPDVHSIGFVWATMLWDLHWKYVERYGYSSDVTANTTNGSSRVLQLVTNALKLQACNPTFIDGRDAILQAELALTGGQDKCMIWRVFAKRGLGTGASAGAKLNINDQTESFTLPEGCSALSTEDVQIAKNKISIYPNPAKNEFYINFPSSTIGKVSLEIYDMSGKLVSSEDKISPEAKKAVSTSNLVNGTYMVKVKGLGIDATSKVIVKK
- a CDS encoding EamA family transporter; translated protein: MKKKNILKGVLFVGIGASIYGMLATFVKMAYHDGFTTSEVTTSQFLLGIVGLLILNFIQTITSKQKLSSPSSKEVKMLLLAGTSLGCTSLFYYIAVQYINVSIAIVLLMQSVWFSVVVESIITKKLPNARKITSVIIVLVGTVLATNLINMDIELDWHGIFWGLMAAASYTMTMFTSNTLATHLPVFRKSIIMLCGGAVVVFGFLFFAQIGPMYSDGLKSLYLNFTENTEHIHSFNYSIFWTYGFVLALFGTIVPPILFNIGFPNAGLGLGSIVSSLELPVSVTMAFVLLGEKVFFIQWIGIILILFAIVLMNLPSRSEVKSVEFS